From a region of the Myxococcus stipitatus genome:
- the topA gene encoding type I DNA topoisomerase gives MATRTKKKAEETEATEEKAPRKATTGRTTAKKKPAAKKAAKKKTAARRRAAKGEDDALPTVEADAEEEVTPRGKGPHYLVVVESPAKAKTIKKYLGSGYTVKASVGHVKDLPKSKMGVDVEHDFQPEYEVIKGKEKVLNELKKMAKSADKVFLATDPDREGEAIAWHIKEELAHPDALRVTFNEITKKAIQEAIAQPRELNQDNYDSQQTRRILDRLVGYQISPLLWQKIRRGLSAGRVQSVAVRLIVEREAEIKAFVPEEYWTLDALLEGPSGPPPFKAKLSKVDGKKVELKDRAVTEGLVAELQKADFAVSKVDRRERRRNAPAPFITSKLQQEAANRLSFTAKKTMTLAQKLYEGVPLGEEGQTALITYMRTDSTRLSDDAVKQVREMIGAKYGAEYLPEEAVVYKSRKSAQDAHEAIRPTSLEYPPERVRPFFEAMDEQDMFRLYELIWNRFVACQMKPAVYDQTSADITAGRATFRASGSTLKFPGYLAVYGAGLTPEEEAEKEKAKAAGDENADGADAVGDLPVLNDGDRLGLQKLLHEQHFTQPPPRFSEATLVKELEEKGIGRPSTYAAILSTIQDKKYVEKLEGRFRPTDLGQMTNEMLVKHFPHELDVTFTATMEEKLDQISDGGTSWKAVLHDFYGPFKETLEKAKAEMRDVKREEIKTDIACEKCGSHFVIKFGKMGHFLACSNYPDCKNTKDFKRDAEGKIVIVEEETTDELCEKCGKPMVIKRGRFGRFMACSGYPDCKTSKPISIGVGCPECKQGYLTERRSGRGKIFFGCNRYPDCRFAAWDRPLAESCPQCASPYLLQKFSKRDGAYIACPNKECGYRREVAEQGGVPTDPGASSAA, from the coding sequence ATGGCCACGCGGACGAAGAAGAAGGCGGAAGAGACCGAGGCGACCGAGGAGAAGGCGCCCCGCAAGGCGACGACCGGGCGCACGACGGCCAAGAAGAAGCCCGCGGCCAAGAAGGCCGCGAAGAAGAAGACCGCGGCCCGCCGCCGCGCCGCCAAGGGGGAGGACGACGCGCTGCCCACGGTGGAGGCGGACGCGGAGGAGGAGGTCACGCCCCGCGGCAAGGGACCTCACTACCTGGTCGTCGTGGAGTCGCCCGCCAAGGCGAAGACCATCAAGAAGTACCTGGGCTCCGGCTACACGGTGAAGGCCTCCGTGGGGCACGTGAAGGACCTGCCCAAGAGCAAGATGGGCGTCGACGTGGAGCACGACTTCCAGCCCGAGTACGAGGTCATCAAGGGCAAGGAGAAGGTGCTCAACGAGCTGAAGAAGATGGCGAAGTCCGCGGACAAGGTCTTCCTCGCCACGGACCCCGACCGCGAGGGCGAGGCCATCGCCTGGCACATCAAGGAGGAGCTGGCGCACCCCGACGCCCTCCGGGTGACCTTCAACGAAATCACCAAGAAGGCCATCCAGGAGGCCATCGCCCAGCCGCGCGAGCTGAACCAGGACAACTACGACTCGCAGCAGACGCGCCGCATCCTCGACCGGCTCGTGGGCTACCAAATCTCCCCGCTGCTCTGGCAGAAGATCCGCCGGGGCCTGTCCGCCGGCCGCGTGCAGTCCGTCGCGGTGCGCCTCATCGTGGAGCGCGAGGCGGAGATCAAGGCCTTCGTCCCCGAGGAGTACTGGACGCTCGACGCGCTCCTGGAGGGCCCGTCCGGCCCGCCGCCGTTCAAGGCCAAGCTGTCCAAGGTGGACGGCAAGAAGGTGGAGCTCAAGGACCGCGCCGTCACGGAAGGGCTGGTCGCGGAGCTGCAGAAGGCCGACTTCGCGGTGTCGAAGGTGGACCGCCGCGAGCGCCGCCGCAACGCGCCCGCGCCGTTCATCACCTCCAAGCTCCAGCAGGAGGCCGCCAACCGGCTGTCCTTCACCGCCAAGAAGACGATGACGCTGGCGCAGAAGCTCTACGAGGGCGTGCCGCTCGGCGAGGAGGGCCAGACGGCGCTCATCACGTACATGCGTACGGACTCCACCCGTCTGTCCGACGACGCGGTGAAGCAGGTGCGCGAGATGATCGGCGCGAAGTACGGCGCGGAGTACCTGCCGGAAGAGGCCGTGGTCTACAAGTCCCGCAAGAGCGCGCAGGACGCCCACGAAGCCATCCGCCCCACGTCCCTGGAGTACCCGCCGGAGCGGGTGCGGCCCTTCTTCGAGGCCATGGACGAGCAGGACATGTTCCGGCTCTACGAGCTCATCTGGAACCGCTTCGTGGCGTGCCAGATGAAGCCCGCCGTCTATGACCAGACGAGCGCGGACATCACCGCGGGCCGCGCCACCTTCCGCGCCTCCGGCAGCACGCTGAAGTTCCCCGGCTACCTCGCGGTGTACGGCGCGGGCCTGACGCCGGAGGAGGAGGCGGAGAAGGAGAAGGCCAAGGCCGCCGGCGACGAGAACGCCGACGGCGCGGACGCCGTGGGCGACCTGCCGGTGCTCAACGACGGCGACCGGCTGGGCCTGCAGAAGCTGCTGCACGAGCAGCACTTCACCCAGCCGCCCCCGCGCTTCAGCGAGGCCACGCTGGTGAAGGAGCTGGAGGAGAAGGGCATCGGCCGTCCGTCGACGTACGCCGCCATCCTCTCCACCATCCAGGACAAGAAGTACGTGGAGAAGCTGGAGGGCCGCTTCCGGCCCACGGACCTGGGGCAGATGACCAACGAGATGCTGGTCAAGCACTTCCCCCACGAACTGGACGTCACCTTCACCGCGACGATGGAGGAGAAGCTGGATCAGATCTCCGACGGCGGCACGAGCTGGAAGGCCGTGCTGCACGACTTCTACGGGCCCTTCAAGGAGACGCTCGAGAAGGCGAAGGCGGAGATGCGCGACGTCAAGCGCGAGGAGATCAAGACCGACATCGCCTGCGAGAAGTGCGGCAGCCACTTCGTCATCAAGTTCGGGAAGATGGGGCACTTCCTCGCCTGCTCGAACTACCCCGACTGCAAGAACACCAAGGACTTCAAGCGGGACGCGGAGGGGAAGATCGTCATCGTCGAGGAGGAGACGACGGACGAGCTGTGTGAGAAGTGCGGCAAGCCCATGGTCATCAAGCGCGGCCGGTTCGGGCGCTTCATGGCGTGTTCGGGCTACCCGGACTGCAAGACGTCCAAGCCCATCTCCATCGGCGTGGGGTGCCCGGAGTGCAAGCAGGGCTACCTGACGGAGCGCCGCAGCGGACGGGGGAAGATCTTCTTCGGCTGCAACCGCTACCCGGACTGCCGCTTCGCCGCGTGGGACCGGCCGCTCGCCGAGAGCTGCCCCCAGTGCGCCTCGCCCTACCTGCTCCAGAAGTTCTCCAAGCGGGACGGCGCGTACATCGCCTGCCCCAACAAGGAGTGCGGGTACCGGCGGGAGGTGGCCGAGCAGGGGGGCGTGCCCACCGACCCCGGGGCCTCCTCCGCGGCCTGA
- a CDS encoding DNA-processing protein DprA — MADAETDSLTAEQQACLALWAVPGLGPRTLAALRQFADGRLAPLLSTRVSDWLSEAPVSSPVRRRLAVVERLSLLAERVLEACHAGRMGMAFAGERTYPELLREVEDAPPLLFHRGRPGPPRRRVAMVGSRHPDQGFLPFARAFARRVAEGGVGVVSGAAAGVDRACHWGALDVGGETWAFLGSALDALDPAQARLLPHFLERGGVYFSELPPGVRASTSTFPRRNRLISGASDAVLVMRAGEASGSLLTAQAGRAQGRPLLALPGDVRQEAAAGCNVLIRDGHARACLGPEDVWKAVGARPGLAVAPGTGGSWDELSVEARGAYALLDRVPRTFDQVLTGSTLSAAALASALVELELTGLVVQHPGRLYEKI; from the coding sequence ATGGCGGACGCTGAGACGGACAGCCTCACGGCGGAGCAGCAGGCCTGCCTCGCGCTCTGGGCCGTTCCTGGCCTGGGGCCGAGGACGCTGGCCGCCCTGCGCCAATTCGCGGACGGCCGGCTGGCGCCCCTCCTCTCGACGCGGGTGTCGGACTGGCTGTCCGAGGCGCCGGTCTCTTCCCCGGTGCGGCGTCGCCTGGCGGTGGTGGAGCGCCTGTCGCTGCTGGCGGAGCGGGTGCTGGAGGCCTGCCACGCCGGGCGGATGGGGATGGCCTTCGCGGGCGAGCGGACCTACCCGGAGCTCTTGAGGGAGGTGGAGGACGCGCCGCCGCTGCTGTTCCACCGGGGGCGGCCGGGCCCGCCGCGCAGGCGGGTGGCCATGGTGGGGAGCCGGCATCCGGACCAGGGCTTCCTGCCGTTCGCCCGGGCATTCGCCCGGCGGGTGGCCGAGGGTGGGGTGGGCGTGGTGTCGGGCGCCGCCGCGGGCGTGGACCGCGCCTGCCATTGGGGCGCGCTGGACGTGGGTGGGGAGACGTGGGCGTTCCTGGGGTCGGCGCTGGACGCGTTGGACCCCGCGCAGGCGCGGCTGCTGCCGCACTTCCTGGAGCGTGGGGGCGTCTACTTCAGCGAGCTGCCGCCCGGGGTCCGGGCGAGCACCTCCACCTTCCCCCGGCGCAACCGGCTCATCTCCGGCGCATCGGACGCGGTCCTGGTGATGCGGGCGGGGGAGGCGTCGGGGAGTCTGCTGACGGCCCAGGCGGGGCGGGCGCAGGGCCGGCCGCTGCTGGCGCTGCCCGGGGATGTCCGGCAGGAGGCGGCGGCGGGCTGCAATGTCCTCATCCGGGACGGGCACGCACGCGCCTGCCTGGGACCGGAGGATGTGTGGAAGGCCGTGGGCGCGCGGCCGGGGTTGGCGGTGGCGCCGGGGACGGGGGGCTCGTGGGACGAGCTCTCCGTGGAAGCACGGGGGGCCTATGCGCTGTTGGACCGGGTTCCCCGGACATTCGACCAGGTGCTGACCGGGAGCACCCTCTCCGCCGCCGCGCTCGCCAGCGCGCTGGTGGAGCTGGAGTTGACGGGGCTGGTCGTCCAGCACCCGGGCAGGCTGTACGAGAAGATCTAG